The following are from one region of the Nostoc cf. commune SO-36 genome:
- a CDS encoding DUF655 domain-containing protein: MQLISRRRYFLYIFLLIFPLAACQRVQSSNQRLAPLPQDPLVQVYFNHSESSEYKEPYRQQTRLGDDLEKQIVDAITQAKSTVDVAVQELRLPKVAQALADRQKAGVKVRIILENTYSRPWSSLTSTEVAKLDKREQERYNEFRKFIDINQDNQLSLEEINQRDALIILQNAKIPWIDDQADGSAGSSLMHHKFVIVDNRIVIITSANFTLSDTSGDFTNSSSLGNANNLLQIDSPELASLFTEEFNILWGDGPGGKPDSKFGLQKPIRLPKQITLGNTQITVHFSPTSPTQPWSNSSNGLINKTLDSATKSVDMALFVLSDQRLANTLEKRHQQDVQIRALIEPQFAYRPYSEALDMMGIALSNKCKYEVDNHPWSNPITTVGVPVLPKGDLLHHKFGVIDNQRVITGSHNWSDAANYGNDETLVVIESPIIADHYVREFARLYAKLKPGLPPGIQEKIRAEQTRCPQIKSSSSSELQPIKQININTASLEELATLPGVGKKLAQRIIISRQQQKFTSLQELERVPGVSARTVEKWRDRLIW, encoded by the coding sequence GTGCAACTTATCTCTAGACGAAGATATTTTTTATATATCTTTTTACTGATATTTCCCCTTGCTGCTTGTCAACGAGTCCAGTCTTCCAATCAACGTTTAGCACCTTTACCACAAGATCCGTTAGTTCAAGTTTACTTTAACCATTCTGAGTCTTCAGAATACAAAGAACCTTACCGTCAGCAAACTCGCCTGGGGGATGATTTAGAAAAACAGATTGTCGATGCTATTACGCAAGCTAAGTCTACAGTAGATGTGGCGGTGCAAGAATTACGTTTACCCAAAGTTGCCCAAGCACTGGCTGATAGACAAAAAGCTGGGGTAAAAGTCAGGATAATTTTAGAAAATACCTATAGCCGACCTTGGAGTAGCTTAACATCTACTGAAGTTGCTAAGTTAGATAAAAGGGAACAAGAACGTTACAACGAATTTCGCAAGTTTATCGATATTAACCAAGATAATCAACTCAGTCTAGAGGAAATAAATCAAAGAGATGCTTTGATAATTTTGCAGAATGCCAAAATTCCCTGGATAGATGATCAAGCGGATGGTTCAGCAGGTAGCAGTTTGATGCATCACAAATTTGTGATTGTGGATAATCGCATCGTGATTATAACTTCAGCCAATTTTACATTAAGTGATACTTCAGGTGATTTTACAAATTCTAGCAGTTTAGGCAATGCCAATAACTTATTGCAGATTGACAGCCCAGAATTAGCATCTTTATTTACAGAAGAGTTTAATATTCTGTGGGGAGATGGGCCAGGAGGTAAGCCAGATAGTAAATTTGGTTTGCAAAAACCGATCCGTTTACCTAAACAGATAACTTTAGGAAACACTCAAATTACTGTACATTTTTCGCCTACTTCCCCAACTCAACCCTGGAGTAACAGTAGTAATGGTTTAATCAATAAAACTTTAGATTCAGCAACCAAATCTGTTGATATGGCGTTATTTGTCCTTTCCGATCAGCGTCTTGCCAATACCTTAGAAAAACGGCATCAGCAAGATGTGCAAATTCGCGCTTTAATTGAACCACAATTTGCCTATCGTCCCTATAGTGAGGCATTGGATATGATGGGGATTGCTCTCAGTAACAAATGTAAATATGAAGTTGATAACCATCCTTGGTCAAATCCAATTACAACTGTAGGCGTACCTGTGTTACCCAAAGGCGATTTATTACATCATAAATTTGGTGTTATTGATAACCAAAGAGTAATTACAGGTTCTCATAATTGGTCAGATGCTGCCAATTATGGTAACGATGAGACGCTTGTAGTGATTGAAAGTCCTATAATTGCTGATCATTATGTGCGCGAATTTGCTCGACTTTATGCCAAACTTAAACCCGGCTTACCACCAGGAATTCAAGAAAAAATTAGAGCAGAACAAACACGGTGTCCTCAGATAAAAAGTTCTTCATCAAGTGAATTACAACCAATTAAACAAATAAATATCAACACTGCAAGTCTGGAAGAATTGGCAACTCTCCCTGGCGTGGGTAAGAAGTTAGCACAGAGGATAATTATTAGTCGTCAACAGCAAAAATTTACATCTTTACAAGAATTAGAAAGAGTTCCAGGAGTGAGTGCTAGAACTGTAGAAAAATGGCGCGATCGCCTAATTTGGTAG
- a CDS encoding ABC transporter permease: MIVAGCAVGVSAVLGTLMAVGLARYEFPGKKLYRGVAYLPLIIPDIAIAVATLVCLAAFAIPLSLWTIVAAHIVFCLAYVGLVVASRLTNLDPHLEEAALDLGATPTQAFIQVLLPQLMPGILAGCLLAFVLSLDDFLIASFTAGSGSNTLPMEIFSRIRSGVKPDINALSVMLISVSAIVALIAELIRASGENKSFK; encoded by the coding sequence ATGATAGTTGCTGGTTGTGCAGTTGGGGTTTCAGCAGTGCTGGGAACCTTGATGGCAGTTGGGTTGGCGCGTTACGAATTTCCTGGTAAGAAATTGTATCGGGGTGTTGCTTACCTACCATTGATTATTCCCGATATTGCGATCGCAGTGGCTACCCTAGTATGTCTAGCCGCCTTTGCAATACCTTTGAGTTTGTGGACAATAGTTGCAGCCCATATCGTGTTTTGTCTCGCTTATGTCGGACTTGTAGTTGCTTCACGGCTGACTAATTTAGATCCTCACTTAGAAGAAGCGGCACTAGATTTAGGTGCTACACCAACACAAGCTTTTATCCAAGTATTGTTACCTCAATTGATGCCTGGTATTTTAGCTGGTTGTCTGTTAGCTTTTGTCCTCAGCTTAGATGACTTTCTCATTGCCAGTTTTACTGCTGGTAGTGGTTCTAACACCCTGCCAATGGAAATTTTTAGCCGGATTAGATCAGGAGTCAAGCCTGATATTAACGCTTTGAGTGTGATGCTGATTTCAGTATCTGCGATCGTTGCTCTTATAGCTGAATTAATTCGTGCTTCTGGAGAGAATAAAAGTTTCAAATAA
- a CDS encoding bifunctional serine/threonine-protein kinase/formylglycine-generating enzyme family protein, translated as MQICQNPNCSNPFNSDSNRFCVSCGQSNFGKLLRNRYRVLRLLGEGGFSRTYATEDVDRLNAPCVIKQFFPQFQGTGQRTKAAEFFKEEAFRLYELGENHTQIPRLLAYFEQGASLYLVQEFIQGKTLLQEVQQQIYSEAQIWELLADLLPVLEFIHAHNVIHRDIKPENIIRRASDKKPVLIDFGGAKQVTQTSLGRQATVIYTLGYAPTEQMAGFACHGSDLYALGVTCVRLLTRCLPLQDASGQVNDPIYDAMNAKWLWRERLQQQAITISDELGKILDKLLKHLPSERYQTAVEVINDLKFATFNIEPVALKIVSMSQPILPPIPQKVIVPLPPLETFEFDVVTVDTGGREVNRMSCNANFFAEELGKSVTLEMVSIPGGTYMMGSPEFEGDADERPQHQVSVEPFFMGKFPVTQAQWRVVAALPKIKQALNPNPSKFKGLDRPVENVSWYEAVEFCLRLSEKTGRDYRLPSEAEWEYACRAGTTTSFHFGETITSELVSCTMEPKSKFRKETTNVGSFEVANTFGLYDMHGLVWEWCADSWHNNYNDAPSDGTAWEAGGDINRRVLRGGSWSFNAELCRSASRSWNESDGGLRVCGFRVVFSVEEII; from the coding sequence ATGCAAATCTGCCAAAATCCCAATTGCTCAAATCCATTCAACTCTGATAGCAATAGATTTTGCGTGAGTTGCGGACAAAGTAACTTTGGCAAACTTCTAAGAAACCGTTACCGCGTATTAAGACTTTTAGGTGAAGGTGGATTTAGTAGAACCTATGCTACAGAAGATGTAGACAGACTAAACGCGCCTTGTGTCATCAAGCAATTTTTTCCCCAGTTTCAGGGAACAGGACAACGCACCAAAGCAGCAGAATTTTTTAAAGAAGAGGCTTTTCGTTTGTATGAACTGGGAGAAAATCATACGCAAATTCCCAGATTACTAGCTTATTTTGAACAAGGTGCTAGCTTATATCTCGTACAAGAATTTATTCAAGGAAAAACCCTCTTACAAGAAGTTCAGCAACAAATCTATAGTGAAGCACAAATTTGGGAACTTTTAGCTGATTTATTGCCAGTTCTGGAATTCATTCATGCCCATAACGTAATTCATCGGGATATCAAACCAGAAAATATTATCCGCCGTGCAAGTGATAAAAAACCTGTATTAATTGACTTTGGCGGTGCTAAACAGGTAACACAAACCAGTTTAGGAAGACAAGCTACAGTAATTTATACCCTTGGTTATGCCCCAACTGAACAAATGGCTGGATTTGCTTGTCACGGTAGTGATTTGTATGCTTTGGGTGTAACTTGTGTACGTCTTTTAACTCGATGTTTGCCTTTGCAGGATGCTTCTGGACAAGTTAATGATCCTATTTATGATGCCATGAATGCTAAGTGGTTGTGGCGTGAGCGTTTACAACAACAAGCTATTACTATCAGCGACGAATTAGGAAAAATTTTAGATAAATTACTAAAACATCTACCGAGTGAAAGATATCAAACAGCAGTCGAAGTTATTAATGATTTGAAATTTGCAACATTCAACATTGAACCTGTTGCCTTAAAAATTGTTTCGATGTCCCAACCCATATTACCGCCGATACCACAAAAAGTAATCGTACCATTACCCCCGTTAGAAACTTTTGAATTTGACGTAGTGACAGTAGACACAGGTGGTAGGGAAGTAAACCGCATGAGTTGTAATGCCAACTTCTTTGCCGAAGAATTGGGTAAGTCTGTCACATTAGAAATGGTATCAATTCCTGGCGGTACTTATATGATGGGTTCACCGGAGTTTGAAGGGGATGCTGACGAACGTCCTCAACATCAAGTTAGCGTCGAACCATTTTTTATGGGGAAATTTCCCGTAACTCAAGCACAGTGGAGAGTAGTAGCAGCTTTACCTAAAATAAAACAAGCTTTAAATCCTAATCCATCGAAATTTAAAGGTTTAGATAGACCAGTAGAAAATGTATCTTGGTATGAGGCTGTAGAATTCTGTCTCAGACTATCAGAAAAAACTGGACGCGACTATCGTTTACCAAGTGAGGCTGAGTGGGAATACGCTTGTCGTGCTGGAACTACAACATCCTTTCACTTTGGCGAAACCATTACCTCTGAGTTAGTCAGCTGCACTATGGAACCAAAAAGCAAATTCCGTAAAGAAACAACAAACGTCGGTAGTTTTGAAGTCGCCAACACTTTTGGATTGTACGATATGCACGGGCTAGTTTGGGAATGGTGTGCTGACTCGTGGCACAACAATTACAACGATGCACCCTCAGATGGAACAGCTTGGGAAGCTGGCGGTGATATTAATCGCCGGGTGCTACGGGGTGGTTCTTGGAGTTTCAACGCAGAACTGTGTCGCAGCGCTAGCCGTAGCTGGAATGAATCAGACGGTGGACTTAGGGTTTGTGGCTTTAGAGTAGTATTTTCGGTAGAGGAGATTATTTAA